One window of Macrococcus sp. 19Msa1099 genomic DNA carries:
- a CDS encoding NAD-dependent protein deacylase encodes MEKISMLEKAIKKSEKIVFFGGAGVSTESGIPDFRSADGIFMQETSIEHSPEEIISIDFFNKYPKQYFKFHFDKLVYPHAQPNIAHRFITKLEQQGKDVTVVTQNIDGLHQSAGNSKVLELHGNVQTNYCTHCKKVFQLEELSMDKDGIPRCPHDDHIVRPDIVMYGEALNSSVITEAITAIQNADMMIIAGTSLVVYPASTFVDFFNGETLAVINKTSLRTVRSDALIFEDYIGEVLNAIKL; translated from the coding sequence ATGGAGAAAATTAGTATGCTTGAAAAAGCAATAAAAAAGAGCGAAAAAATAGTATTTTTCGGAGGTGCAGGAGTATCAACTGAAAGCGGTATCCCTGACTTTAGAAGCGCTGATGGAATCTTCATGCAGGAAACTAGCATTGAACATTCACCAGAAGAAATTATTTCTATTGATTTCTTTAACAAATATCCAAAACAATATTTCAAGTTTCACTTTGATAAACTCGTGTATCCACATGCACAGCCGAATATTGCTCATCGTTTTATCACGAAACTCGAACAACAAGGCAAAGATGTGACCGTCGTAACACAAAATATCGATGGACTACACCAATCAGCCGGCAACAGTAAAGTACTAGAATTGCACGGCAACGTTCAGACAAATTATTGCACACACTGCAAGAAAGTATTTCAATTAGAAGAACTTTCAATGGATAAAGACGGTATACCCAGATGTCCACACGATGATCATATCGTACGACCTGATATCGTGATGTATGGAGAAGCACTTAATTCATCGGTAATTACAGAAGCAATCACTGCCATACAGAATGCTGATATGATGATTATCGCCGGGACATCGCTAGTCGTATATCCTGCATCAACCTTTGTAGATTTCTTTAATGGTGAAACACTTGCAGTAATCAACAAAACATCGCTACGAACAGTACGCAGCGATGCATTAATCTTTGAAGATTATATTGGAGAAGTCCTCAATGCTATAAAATTATAA
- the uvrC gene encoding excinuclease ABC subunit UvrC has product MEDYEIQIKNKLSVLPSEPGCYLMKDRNNQVIYVGKAKNLRNRVRSYFTGSHDEKTTRLVMEIRDFEYIVTSTEIESLLLELTLIKKHYPRYNILLKDDKSYPFIKITNEKHPRLLVTRTVKKNSGKYFGPYPNAYAAHETKKLLDRIIPFRKCTHLPDKLCLYYHIGQCLGPCVYDVDQAEYQRYIQIVTNFLNGQDTTIVEELKEKMNEKAENLEFEEAKEYRDLIQHVESLMFKQKMMTSDMTTRDIFGFNVDKGWMCVQVFFIRQGNLIERKVQMIPLMDDAKSHFYNFIGQFYQLEENILPGEVHIPLGLDIEMVRSVVDTKVIQPKKGKKKEMVDLAVKNATIALANKFDIIERDESRTIKAIEELGNAMGIETPIRIEAFDNSNIQGVDPVAAMITFVDGRPSKRDYRKYKIKTVSGPDDYASMREVVRRRYTRVLKENLPLPDLIIVDGGKGHMTSVQDVLINELNLDIPVAGLKKNDKHMTSELIYGDDFNIIPLNKKSQSFYLLQRIQDEVHRFAISFHRNTRRKTGLSSQLDQIEGMGPKRKQKLMKHFGSVKRIKEASVEEISAAGLPEKLAIEVKTKLNLE; this is encoded by the coding sequence GTGGAAGATTATGAAATACAAATAAAGAATAAATTATCCGTGTTACCATCTGAACCTGGATGTTACTTGATGAAAGACAGGAATAACCAAGTCATCTATGTCGGCAAGGCAAAGAACTTAAGAAACCGTGTACGCAGTTATTTTACGGGGAGTCACGATGAGAAGACGACGCGTCTTGTAATGGAAATACGTGATTTTGAATATATTGTGACTAGTACAGAGATTGAGTCATTATTGCTCGAACTGACACTCATTAAAAAGCACTATCCAAGATATAATATCTTACTGAAAGATGATAAGAGTTATCCATTTATCAAGATTACAAATGAAAAGCATCCGAGACTTCTTGTTACAAGAACAGTAAAGAAAAATAGCGGAAAATATTTCGGTCCGTATCCAAATGCGTATGCTGCTCATGAAACGAAGAAGCTGCTGGATAGAATTATTCCGTTTAGAAAATGCACGCACCTGCCTGATAAATTGTGTCTATATTACCATATCGGTCAGTGCCTCGGTCCGTGCGTGTATGATGTTGATCAAGCAGAATATCAGAGATACATACAGATTGTTACTAATTTTTTAAACGGACAGGATACGACCATTGTCGAAGAACTTAAAGAGAAGATGAATGAGAAAGCAGAAAATCTTGAGTTTGAAGAGGCAAAAGAATATCGGGATCTCATACAGCATGTAGAATCATTGATGTTTAAACAGAAGATGATGACCAGTGATATGACGACACGTGATATATTCGGTTTCAATGTAGATAAAGGCTGGATGTGTGTACAAGTATTCTTTATCCGTCAAGGAAACTTAATTGAGCGTAAGGTGCAGATGATTCCGTTGATGGATGACGCGAAGAGTCACTTTTATAATTTTATTGGACAGTTCTACCAATTAGAAGAGAATATATTGCCAGGTGAAGTGCATATACCCCTGGGATTGGATATAGAGATGGTCCGCTCAGTTGTAGACACCAAAGTGATTCAGCCTAAAAAAGGCAAGAAAAAAGAGATGGTCGACCTGGCAGTGAAAAATGCGACAATTGCATTGGCAAATAAATTTGACATAATCGAGCGTGACGAATCTAGAACGATAAAAGCGATAGAAGAGCTTGGGAATGCAATGGGTATTGAAACACCGATTAGAATTGAAGCTTTCGATAACTCAAATATTCAAGGTGTGGATCCCGTTGCGGCGATGATTACTTTTGTTGATGGCAGACCAAGTAAACGTGATTATCGTAAGTATAAGATTAAGACGGTGTCCGGACCAGATGATTATGCAAGTATGCGAGAAGTTGTCCGACGTCGTTACACGAGGGTGCTTAAAGAAAATCTGCCGTTACCAGACTTGATTATCGTCGATGGCGGGAAAGGCCATATGACAAGTGTTCAGGATGTTCTTATCAATGAGCTTAATCTTGATATTCCAGTTGCAGGTCTTAAGAAGAATGATAAACATATGACAAGTGAACTCATCTATGGTGATGATTTTAATATCATTCCACTGAATAAGAAGAGTCAGAGCTTCTATTTACTACAGCGTATTCAAGATGAAGTGCATCGTTTTGCAATCAGTTTTCATCGCAATACTAGACGTAAGACAGGCCTATCTTCACAGCTCGATCAAATAGAAGGTATGGGTCCAAAACGCAAGCAGAAGCTGATGAAACATTTCGGTTCTGTTAAGCGCATCAAAGAAGCTTCGGTTGAAGAAATTAGTGCTGCTGGATTGCCGGAGAAGCTTGCAATTGAAGTAAAGACAAAATTAAATCTTGAATAA
- the trxA gene encoding thioredoxin: MALINATDSNFEDNIKEGVTLVDFWAPWCGPCKMIAPVLEDLAKDIEGKANIVKVDVDENQATAAKFEVMSIPTLIVFKDGQAVDKVVGFQPKEQLQAVLAKHY, from the coding sequence ATGGCTTTAATTAATGCAACTGATAGTAACTTTGAAGATAATATTAAAGAAGGTGTGACTTTAGTAGACTTCTGGGCACCTTGGTGTGGGCCTTGTAAAATGATTGCACCTGTATTAGAAGATTTAGCAAAAGACATCGAAGGTAAAGCAAACATCGTTAAAGTTGATGTTGATGAAAACCAGGCAACAGCAGCTAAATTTGAAGTGATGAGCATCCCAACTTTAATCGTATTTAAAGATGGTCAAGCAGTAGACAAAGTTGTAGGGTTCCAACCTAAAGAACAATTACAAGCTGTGCTTGCGAAACATTACTAA
- the racE gene encoding glutamate racemase, with protein MNQAIGVIDSGVGGLTVAKEIMRQLPNETIYYLGDEARCPYGPRTQEEVRRFTIQLAEFLINKHIKMLVIACNTATAAALESLRATFDIPIIGVIEPGARTAIMTTENNHVLVLGTEGTIRSHAYKEKIHMINPHIEVAGKSCPEFVPLVESRRYKDEAESMRIISQALQEFKTHKSDTVILGCTHYPLLQEYINRFFDDQKKVISSGLETAREVSALLTFRNDHVTQPAATAHRFFVNGDAEHFTEIAREWLKDPDIHVESIQLEDI; from the coding sequence TTGAATCAAGCGATAGGAGTAATTGATTCAGGCGTTGGTGGATTAACTGTAGCGAAAGAAATTATGCGACAGCTTCCAAATGAAACAATCTACTATCTTGGCGATGAGGCGCGTTGTCCTTATGGTCCGCGTACACAAGAGGAAGTAAGACGATTCACAATACAGCTGGCAGAATTCCTTATTAATAAACATATAAAGATGCTTGTCATTGCTTGTAACACTGCAACTGCCGCCGCGCTTGAGTCTCTGCGTGCGACATTTGACATACCGATTATCGGTGTAATCGAACCCGGAGCCAGAACAGCGATTATGACGACTGAAAATAATCACGTGCTTGTGCTGGGAACAGAAGGAACAATACGCTCGCATGCATATAAAGAGAAGATACATATGATCAATCCTCATATTGAAGTTGCTGGGAAAAGTTGTCCGGAATTCGTACCATTAGTAGAAAGCAGAAGATATAAGGATGAAGCAGAAAGTATGCGAATCATCTCTCAGGCTTTGCAGGAATTCAAGACGCATAAAAGTGATACTGTAATTCTCGGTTGCACACATTATCCGTTATTACAGGAATATATCAATCGATTTTTCGATGATCAGAAGAAAGTGATTTCATCAGGACTAGAAACGGCACGTGAGGTGAGTGCGCTTCTTACGTTTAGAAATGATCATGTGACACAGCCTGCTGCTACGGCACACCGTTTCTTTGTTAATGGTGATGCAGAACATTTTACTGAGATTGCAAGAGAATGGTTAAAAGACCCAGATATACATGTCGAATCAATTCAACTGGAGGATATATGA
- a CDS encoding YfcE family phosphodiesterase: MKWVIVSDNHRMKGILTDIVSVHDDADIFIHLGDSEFDYSDPELKPYIRVAGNCDYGHQFQSSTRIQMHHINAFVTHGHLYDVGRSLVKLAEAAAEANCNLAFYGHTHVKHIETVQGVVCINPGSIAQSRSEDVETYAVLTVEEENQMITYYNQNHEITDKEIILL; encoded by the coding sequence ATGAAGTGGGTAATCGTAAGTGATAATCATCGTATGAAAGGCATTTTGACGGATATTGTATCTGTTCATGACGATGCAGATATATTTATCCATCTCGGTGATTCTGAATTTGATTATAGTGACCCTGAATTAAAGCCGTATATCAGAGTCGCAGGCAACTGTGATTATGGTCATCAATTCCAATCTTCTACACGAATACAGATGCATCATATAAATGCCTTTGTAACACACGGGCATTTATATGATGTTGGTAGAAGTCTTGTGAAACTTGCAGAAGCAGCAGCTGAAGCAAATTGTAACCTTGCTTTCTATGGACATACTCACGTCAAGCATATTGAAACAGTGCAAGGTGTCGTATGTATCAACCCTGGATCGATTGCTCAGTCAAGAAGTGAGGACGTGGAGACCTATGCAGTATTAACGGTTGAAGAAGAGAATCAGATGATAACGTATTATAATCAGAATCATGAAATTACAGATAAAGAAATCATTTTATTGTAG
- a CDS encoding NUDIX domain-containing protein codes for MNKLDEQIIVVDRETIFSHEKNHFNGFISMEDQRALEIYETLTKYEVKRRGDMEEDERYKQLISYCILENENDEILVYERLAGGGEGRLHGLSSIGIGGHMNRIDNAQIEDVLLENAGRELEEEVGVRDVSANVLQLIGFINDDDTEVGRVHIGLVFKLKVASSDVFVNETDTLKIDWKKEHTLMQNAEYESWSRLIIESIYNVGH; via the coding sequence ATGAATAAATTGGATGAGCAAATAATCGTCGTTGATCGTGAAACGATATTTAGTCATGAGAAGAATCATTTCAATGGTTTTATCTCGATGGAAGATCAACGTGCGCTTGAAATATATGAGACACTAACGAAGTATGAAGTGAAACGCCGCGGAGATATGGAAGAAGATGAACGATATAAACAGTTGATTTCATATTGTATCCTGGAAAATGAAAACGATGAAATTTTAGTGTATGAACGTCTTGCTGGTGGGGGCGAAGGGAGACTCCACGGTCTATCTTCTATCGGAATCGGCGGCCATATGAATCGTATCGATAACGCACAAATTGAAGATGTTCTACTTGAGAACGCAGGTCGTGAACTGGAGGAAGAAGTAGGTGTTCGTGATGTTTCAGCAAATGTATTGCAGCTCATTGGATTTATTAATGATGATGACACAGAAGTTGGCCGTGTGCATATCGGGCTTGTGTTCAAATTGAAAGTTGCTTCTTCTGATGTATTTGTAAATGAAACAGATACCCTTAAAATTGACTGGAAGAAAGAACATACACTGATGCAGAACGCAGAATATGAATCATGGTCCAGGTTAATTATCGAGTCTATTTATAACGTAGGTCATTAA
- a CDS encoding MarR family transcriptional regulator, whose translation MNQDIIALEYELRRLADIIKNEGRQELIAYNISDVQFIAVQWIKETDAMTIGALSKHLNLAISSTSELVDQLVQKEFAVRRKDDEDKRKVNIHLTERGQQLIDDVIIKRQRYLQSLVKASEYSVKDYYKHTHALYKGTEEGERIESSDRSN comes from the coding sequence ATGAACCAGGATATTATTGCTTTAGAATATGAACTTAGGAGACTTGCAGATATCATCAAGAATGAAGGTCGGCAAGAATTGATAGCGTATAACATCTCTGATGTCCAGTTTATAGCTGTTCAGTGGATTAAAGAGACGGACGCGATGACGATTGGCGCATTGTCTAAACATCTGAATCTCGCTATATCTTCTACATCAGAACTAGTGGATCAGCTTGTTCAGAAAGAGTTTGCTGTGCGCAGAAAGGATGATGAGGATAAACGTAAAGTGAATATTCATCTAACGGAGCGTGGACAGCAGCTTATTGATGATGTCATTATTAAACGCCAGCGTTATCTGCAGTCACTCGTTAAAGCGTCCGAATACAGTGTTAAAGATTACTACAAGCATACCCATGCTTTATATAAAGGAACAGAAGAAGGTGAACGTATTGAATCAAGCGATAGGAGTAATTGA
- the sdhB gene encoding succinate dehydrogenase iron-sulfur subunit → MAEKSIKLIIKRQKDANSAPYDETFVIPYRPNMNVIAALMEIQRNPINDKGEKTTPVTWDMNCLEEVCGACSMVINGKARQSCSAIIDTLEQPIRLEPMATFPIIRDLQVDRTKMFDNLKRVKAWVPIDGTYDLGAGPRMPEKKRQTAYELSKCMTCGVCLEVCPNVNKNSKFMGAQPISQVRLFNLHPTGSMNKDERLHALMGEGGLAECGNSQNCVTACPKGIPLTTSIAAMNRETTFQMFKSFFGSDHQVQ, encoded by the coding sequence ATGGCAGAAAAATCAATCAAACTGATTATTAAACGTCAAAAAGATGCAAATAGTGCACCTTATGATGAAACTTTCGTGATTCCTTATCGCCCGAATATGAATGTGATTGCTGCATTAATGGAAATTCAGCGTAATCCAATCAATGACAAAGGTGAAAAGACAACGCCGGTAACCTGGGATATGAATTGTCTTGAGGAAGTGTGTGGCGCATGCTCTATGGTGATTAATGGGAAAGCACGTCAATCATGTTCAGCGATTATTGATACGCTGGAGCAGCCAATTCGTTTAGAACCAATGGCTACATTCCCGATTATTCGTGACTTACAGGTTGACCGTACAAAGATGTTCGACAACTTGAAACGTGTAAAAGCTTGGGTACCGATTGACGGCACATACGACTTAGGTGCTGGGCCGCGTATGCCAGAAAAGAAACGTCAAACTGCATATGAATTATCGAAATGTATGACGTGTGGTGTCTGCTTAGAAGTATGTCCTAATGTGAACAAAAATTCTAAGTTTATGGGTGCTCAGCCAATTTCTCAGGTGCGTTTGTTTAACTTACATCCAACAGGAAGTATGAACAAGGATGAGAGACTCCATGCACTGATGGGAGAAGGTGGTCTTGCTGAATGTGGAAACTCACAAAACTGTGTGACAGCATGCCCTAAAGGTATTCCTTTAACAACATCTATCGCGGCAATGAACCGTGAAACAACATTCCAGATGTTCAAATCATTCTTTGGTTCTGACCACCAAGTTCAATAA
- the sdhA gene encoding succinate dehydrogenase flavoprotein subunit, with protein sequence MAKSNVIVVGGGLAGLMATIKAAESGTPVDLFSLVPVKRSHSVCAQGGINGAVNTKGEGDSPYIHFDDTVYGGDFLANQPPVKAMTEAAPGIIHLLDRMGVMFNRTPEGLLDFRRFGGTLHHRTAYAGATTGQQLLYALDEQVRKFEVEGLVTKYEGWEFLGAVIDDEGAARGIIAQNLTTSEIKSFKSDAVIMATGGPGIIFGKSTNSMINTGSAASVVYQQGAIYANGEFIQIHPTAIPGDDKLRLMSESARGEGGRVWTYKDGKPWYFLEEKYPDYGNLVPRDIATREIFDVCVNQKLGINGENMVYLDLSHKDAHELDVKLGGIIEIYEKFTGDDPRKVPMKIFPAVHYSMGGLWVDYDQMTNIPGLFAAGECDYSQHGGNRLGANSLLSAIYGGMVAGPNAIKYIKGLEKSYEDVSEEIYTQHVEKEQKRFDALLNMKGTENAYKLHKELGEIMTANVTVVRHNDRLLETDKKIVELMGRYHDIDMEDTALWSNQAVFFTRQLWNMLVLARVMTIGAYNRNESRGAHYKPEFPERNDEEWLKTTMAKYRGPKEAPEFSYEPVDVSLIPPRVRDYSKSSKGGK encoded by the coding sequence ATGGCAAAAAGTAACGTTATCGTTGTCGGTGGGGGACTAGCCGGTCTTATGGCAACAATTAAAGCGGCAGAATCAGGTACACCGGTTGATCTATTCTCACTTGTACCGGTGAAGCGTTCACACTCTGTTTGTGCACAAGGCGGTATTAATGGGGCAGTTAATACAAAAGGTGAAGGTGACTCACCATATATTCACTTTGACGATACAGTTTACGGAGGGGATTTCTTAGCGAATCAACCTCCAGTTAAAGCAATGACAGAAGCGGCACCTGGAATCATTCATTTATTAGACCGTATGGGTGTGATGTTCAACAGAACACCTGAAGGCCTACTTGATTTCCGTCGTTTCGGTGGCACTTTACACCACCGTACTGCATATGCAGGTGCGACAACTGGTCAGCAATTATTATATGCATTAGATGAACAAGTACGTAAATTTGAAGTAGAAGGTTTAGTTACGAAGTATGAAGGATGGGAATTCCTTGGTGCGGTTATTGATGATGAAGGTGCTGCGCGTGGTATCATTGCACAGAACTTAACAACATCTGAAATTAAGTCATTCAAATCTGATGCTGTAATTATGGCGACAGGTGGTCCTGGAATTATCTTCGGTAAATCAACAAACTCTATGATCAACACAGGTTCAGCGGCGTCTGTTGTTTATCAGCAAGGTGCAATCTACGCAAATGGCGAATTCATCCAGATTCATCCAACAGCGATTCCTGGAGACGATAAACTACGTCTGATGAGTGAATCAGCTCGTGGTGAAGGTGGACGTGTATGGACGTATAAAGATGGTAAACCTTGGTACTTCTTAGAAGAAAAATATCCTGACTATGGCAACTTAGTACCTCGTGATATCGCAACGCGTGAAATCTTCGACGTATGTGTCAACCAGAAGCTTGGTATTAACGGAGAAAATATGGTGTACCTTGATCTATCACATAAGGATGCTCATGAACTTGATGTTAAACTTGGTGGTATTATTGAGATTTATGAGAAATTTACAGGGGATGATCCACGCAAAGTGCCAATGAAGATCTTCCCGGCAGTACATTACTCAATGGGTGGATTATGGGTCGACTACGATCAGATGACCAACATTCCTGGATTATTTGCAGCTGGTGAATGTGATTACTCACAGCACGGGGGTAACCGTTTAGGTGCGAACTCATTACTATCTGCAATTTACGGCGGTATGGTTGCCGGACCTAACGCAATTAAATATATTAAAGGTCTAGAAAAATCATATGAAGACGTATCAGAAGAAATTTATACGCAGCATGTTGAAAAAGAACAGAAACGCTTTGATGCATTGCTGAATATGAAAGGAACTGAAAATGCGTATAAACTGCACAAAGAACTTGGAGAAATCATGACGGCCAACGTTACTGTAGTGCGTCATAACGATCGTCTGCTTGAAACAGATAAGAAGATCGTTGAGCTTATGGGACGTTATCATGATATTGATATGGAGGATACAGCATTGTGGAGCAACCAGGCTGTCTTCTTTACGCGCCAGCTTTGGAATATGTTAGTGTTAGCACGTGTCATGACCATTGGTGCATACAATCGTAATGAATCTCGTGGCGCCCATTATAAACCGGAATTCCCTGAGCGTAACGATGAAGAGTGGTTAAAGACAACGATGGCGAAGTACAGGGGTCCGAAAGAGGCACCCGAATTTTCATATGAGCCAGTGGACGTATCTTTAATCCCGCCACGTGTTCGTGACTACTCTAAATCAAGTAAAGGAGGTAAATAA
- a CDS encoding XTP/dITP diphosphatase: MKEIVIATGNKGKINDFKHIFKSHKVIGIKELIKDFDVEETGTTFEENAALKSEHACQLLNKIVISDDSGLEVEALNNAPGIYSARYSGEDATDESNLDLVLQQMEGQNNRKARFVCVIAVSIPGEKTKTFRGEVEGELLTERRGNKGFGYDPIFYVPELGKTTAELTDEEKARISHRGKAIEQLLDSQII; this comes from the coding sequence ATGAAAGAAATCGTAATCGCTACTGGAAACAAAGGAAAGATCAATGACTTTAAGCATATTTTTAAATCACATAAAGTGATTGGAATTAAAGAATTAATAAAAGATTTTGATGTTGAAGAGACCGGAACGACATTTGAAGAGAATGCAGCATTAAAGTCAGAACATGCCTGTCAATTACTGAACAAGATCGTGATAAGTGATGACTCTGGATTAGAAGTAGAGGCACTGAATAATGCACCGGGAATATATTCAGCACGTTATTCTGGAGAAGATGCTACTGATGAATCAAATCTGGATCTTGTTCTGCAGCAGATGGAAGGTCAGAACAATCGAAAGGCACGTTTTGTATGCGTGATTGCAGTGAGTATCCCTGGAGAAAAGACGAAAACTTTCAGAGGTGAAGTTGAAGGTGAATTACTGACTGAACGTCGTGGAAATAAGGGCTTTGGATATGATCCAATCTTCTATGTTCCAGAACTCGGGAAAACAACAGCTGAGCTTACAGATGAAGAAAAAGCAAGAATCTCACATCGTGGTAAAGCAATTGAACAATTACTTGATTCACAAATTATATAA
- a CDS encoding succinate dehydrogenase cytochrome b558 subunit — MASSDKSFALRRLHSLLGVIPLGVFLIQHLVINHFAVAGPESFNKASDFMWNLPFKIVLETLVIYLPILFHAIYGVFIAFTAKNNVQRYSTFRNWMFLLQRVTGVIAFIFIAVHVWQTRVQAALGHHVNYDMMADLFSNPITLILYVIGIVSVIFHFANGLWSFAVSWGITQSQKSQNVMAYVSLLVFIVVTFIGLRALFAFV; from the coding sequence TTGGCAAGTTCAGACAAATCTTTTGCACTACGCAGACTACATTCATTACTTGGTGTAATTCCGCTCGGTGTCTTTTTGATTCAGCATTTAGTCATCAACCATTTTGCAGTAGCAGGGCCGGAAAGTTTCAATAAAGCTTCTGACTTTATGTGGAATTTACCATTTAAGATTGTATTAGAAACTTTGGTAATCTATTTACCGATTCTATTCCATGCAATTTATGGTGTTTTCATTGCTTTTACTGCGAAAAATAATGTACAGCGTTATTCAACATTCCGTAATTGGATGTTTTTATTGCAGCGTGTAACGGGGGTTATTGCATTTATCTTTATCGCGGTACACGTTTGGCAGACGCGTGTTCAGGCAGCACTTGGACATCATGTTAATTATGATATGATGGCGGATTTATTTAGTAATCCGATTACGTTAATCTTATATGTAATTGGAATTGTAAGCGTAATCTTCCACTTTGCTAATGGACTATGGTCGTTTGCAGTGAGCTGGGGTATTACACAATCTCAGAAGTCACAGAACGTTATGGCATACGTGTCATTATTAGTGTTTATCGTCGTTACGTTTATCGGTTTAAGAGCGTTATTCGCATTCGTATAA